A genomic stretch from Actinomadura rubteroloni includes:
- a CDS encoding transglycosylase domain-containing protein produces the protein MPSWKVVAGTVGLGLAGMGTLVGVAYAKTPVPDTGNADATKTSAIFYYADGKTEIGRLGKNRELIKIGQVPRYVQDAVIAAENRSFRTDSGFSAKGLTRAVWNNLTGGETQGGSTITQQLAKNYYLSDQRTMSRKFKEMFISLKLEDKLGSKDRILELYLNTIYFGRNAYGIQAASKAFFGKDVGELTPDEGALIAAVINRPGRLDPRSDDPKARDLTRARYLYVLDGMRKSHTLTQADYDKYSKKLPTTKPMGGPEVFGGQRGYMINRALLELQRQGIDQKTVVDQGLKVYTTFDKRKMAAAKRAVETTVPGVDPKKLAKKHVQLGLVSVNTRNGEVEAIYGGTDYLDDQYDNVWYGSAQAGSAMKPYTLAAALEKGYSLKSLVEGRSGLYFDGNGNVVPRGRGYGPIPNSHPAKGGIDLLQAMKQSTNSAFFQLAGKTGIRNVARAAEKAGVDPSMVEPYARKGQVGLTLGINDLRPIEQAAGYATFASGGTYHQPHVVRDLRNRDGQRVRRLTWKTTENAFSAGVTADVTAALQGVVKPGGTGVAAALPDRPVAGKTGTTDNNIATWFVGYVPKISTAVTMYNDKRKPLIVNGAVVEGGSVPARIWHAYMAQATAGTPVDQFPPAANIGTQQKWAQVYKPPKHADKPKWCKGPLGGIDPRCKGDNSKKPACDSPFAQNCDPNKPPSSPPPQWWCAMHPGEKACRRGGGGRQRPGWPYVQQFVHEVPLDAQRRTR, from the coding sequence GTGCCGTCGTGGAAGGTCGTCGCCGGGACGGTCGGGCTCGGCCTGGCCGGGATGGGGACGCTGGTCGGCGTCGCGTACGCCAAGACGCCCGTGCCGGACACGGGGAACGCGGACGCCACGAAGACGTCCGCGATCTTCTACTACGCCGACGGCAAGACCGAGATCGGACGGCTCGGCAAGAACCGCGAGCTGATCAAGATCGGGCAGGTGCCCCGGTACGTCCAGGACGCCGTCATCGCGGCCGAGAACCGCAGCTTCCGCACCGACAGCGGCTTCTCGGCCAAGGGCCTCACCCGCGCGGTCTGGAACAACCTCACCGGCGGCGAGACGCAGGGCGGCTCGACCATCACCCAGCAGCTCGCGAAGAACTACTACCTGAGCGACCAGCGGACGATGAGCCGCAAGTTCAAGGAGATGTTCATCTCGCTGAAGCTGGAGGACAAGCTCGGCAGCAAGGACCGCATCCTTGAGCTGTACCTGAACACCATCTACTTCGGTCGCAACGCCTACGGCATCCAGGCGGCGTCCAAGGCGTTCTTCGGCAAGGACGTCGGGGAGCTGACCCCGGACGAGGGCGCGCTGATCGCCGCCGTCATCAACCGTCCCGGCCGCCTGGACCCGCGCAGCGACGACCCGAAGGCCCGTGACCTGACGCGGGCGCGCTACCTCTATGTCCTGGACGGAATGCGCAAGTCGCACACGCTGACGCAGGCCGACTACGACAAGTACAGCAAGAAGCTGCCGACGACGAAGCCGATGGGCGGCCCCGAGGTGTTCGGCGGCCAGCGCGGCTACATGATCAACCGGGCGCTGCTGGAGCTGCAGCGGCAGGGGATCGACCAGAAGACCGTCGTGGACCAGGGCCTCAAGGTCTACACGACGTTCGACAAGCGCAAGATGGCGGCGGCGAAGCGGGCCGTCGAGACGACCGTCCCCGGCGTGGACCCGAAGAAGCTGGCGAAGAAGCACGTCCAGCTCGGCCTGGTCTCGGTCAACACGCGCAACGGCGAGGTCGAGGCGATCTACGGCGGCACCGACTACCTGGACGACCAGTACGACAACGTCTGGTACGGCAGCGCGCAGGCCGGGTCCGCGATGAAGCCGTACACGCTCGCCGCCGCGCTGGAGAAGGGCTACAGCCTCAAGAGCCTGGTGGAGGGACGGTCCGGGCTCTACTTCGACGGCAACGGCAACGTCGTCCCGCGCGGACGCGGCTACGGCCCGATCCCGAACAGCCATCCCGCCAAGGGCGGCATCGACCTGCTCCAGGCGATGAAGCAGTCCACGAACAGCGCGTTCTTCCAGCTCGCGGGCAAGACGGGCATCCGGAACGTCGCGAGGGCGGCGGAGAAGGCGGGCGTGGACCCGTCGATGGTCGAGCCGTACGCGCGCAAGGGGCAGGTCGGCCTGACGCTCGGCATCAACGACCTGCGGCCGATCGAGCAGGCCGCCGGGTACGCGACGTTCGCCAGCGGCGGGACGTACCACCAGCCGCACGTCGTCCGGGACCTGCGGAACCGCGACGGCCAGCGCGTCCGGCGGCTGACCTGGAAGACCACCGAGAACGCCTTCTCCGCGGGGGTCACGGCGGACGTCACCGCCGCGCTCCAGGGCGTCGTCAAGCCGGGCGGGACGGGCGTCGCGGCGGCGCTGCCGGACCGTCCCGTCGCGGGCAAGACCGGAACGACGGACAACAACATCGCCACGTGGTTCGTCGGCTACGTGCCGAAGATCTCCACGGCCGTGACGATGTACAACGACAAGCGCAAGCCGCTGATCGTCAACGGCGCGGTGGTCGAGGGCGGCAGCGTCCCGGCGCGGATCTGGCACGCCTACATGGCGCAGGCCACGGCCGGGACGCCCGTGGACCAGTTCCCGCCCGCCGCCAACATCGGCACGCAGCAGAAGTGGGCGCAGGTCTACAAGCCGCCGAAACACGCCGACAAGCCCAAGTGGTGCAAGGGCCCGCTCGGCGGCATCGACCCGCGCTGCAAGGGCGACAACTCCAAGAAGCCGGCGTGCGACTCCCCGTTCGCGCAGAACTGCGACCCGAACAAGCCGCCGTCCAGCCCGCCGCCGCAGTGGTGGTGCGCGATGCATCCGGGCGAGAAGGCGTGCCGCCGGGGCGGCGGCGGACGGCAGCGCCCCGGGTGGCCGTACGTCCAGCAGTTCGTGCACGAGGTCCCGCTCGATGCCCAGCGCCGAACACGCTGA
- a CDS encoding transglycosylase domain-containing protein, with translation MPPRPGGRAAGGGGGRRGTGRRGAPSGGGGGRRRMGGPPQRRTGNPTPGVPPAAPGGPARPGGPPGVPPGGGGPRGPGGPGGPGGPGGPGGPGGPGGPRGGGPGGPGGPKGPDDFWGDERKGRRARKDEQDADKPTGWRRYVPGWKKSLAIAGVLILAMASLVGVAYWQTPIPEATQEAATAQESVIYYSDGETPLARIGTRREDVDLKNVPPHVSKAVLAAEDRDFYSEPGVSPRGVASALFSAATGGDVRGGSTITQQLARNYYEGLSQQRSISRKLKEVLISVRLGNEKEKDWILNQYLNTVAFGREAYGIQAAARAYFRTDVRKLSISQAAMLAAMIQRPYYFVTYGPDDQPAKKALIERWNYVLDGMVKKGWLNESERAQQRFPKTYKVWTDVKDGGQTEYMKQVVLAELRELGISDQVLERGGLRITSTFDKNLTNYTQTLIQQVKKENGLDGLIHFGLASVDPQTGGVVAAYGGPGYTKQSFNDSFQGAVQPGSSFKPIVLATALDKGISLNTTVNGAYKRTFGDYTPTNDSRSENGVYNLVQMTQLSINTAYVDLGQKVGLDNVVEMARKMGVPASKELSANNASLPLGPMNVSAVDMASVYSTFANSGKHTQVHVIKKIADARGNVIKRLPYKEKEIFSPGVAGDATKAMRAVVTSGTGRKASLGSRPVAGKTGTTDKNQSAWFVGYTPQYATAVAMWRQTKDGRKRLSLQGIGGYSQIYGGDVPAMTFQRYMTKALENAPIKELPAAVNGGDIPNWAAPKPRPTPTNTPKPEATPTCGPGEDGQDAEGNPCKPVPSVTPTMPTKTPTPGVPCDFFGQPPGCTPSSSPPTTRTPKPPGRNNGTG, from the coding sequence GTGCCCCCGCGTCCGGGTGGCCGCGCGGCGGGCGGTGGTGGCGGACGGCGCGGCACCGGCCGGCGCGGCGCCCCGTCCGGCGGCGGTGGCGGACGGCGGCGCATGGGCGGTCCGCCGCAGCGCCGCACGGGCAACCCCACCCCCGGCGTCCCCCCGGCGGCTCCGGGCGGCCCGGCGCGTCCCGGCGGCCCCCCCGGCGTCCCGCCGGGCGGCGGCGGCCCACGCGGTCCGGGCGGCCCCGGTGGTCCAGGTGGTCCCGGTGGGCCGGGCGGTCCGGGCGGACCCGGTGGTCCGCGCGGCGGTGGGCCGGGTGGCCCCGGCGGCCCAAAGGGGCCGGACGACTTCTGGGGCGACGAGCGCAAGGGCCGCCGCGCCCGCAAGGACGAGCAGGACGCCGACAAGCCGACCGGCTGGCGCCGCTACGTCCCCGGCTGGAAGAAGTCGCTGGCCATCGCCGGCGTGCTGATCCTCGCGATGGCCTCGCTCGTCGGCGTCGCGTACTGGCAGACGCCGATCCCGGAGGCGACCCAGGAGGCCGCCACCGCGCAGGAGTCGGTGATCTACTACAGCGACGGCGAGACTCCGCTGGCCCGCATCGGCACGCGGCGCGAGGACGTCGACCTGAAGAACGTCCCGCCGCACGTCAGCAAGGCGGTGCTCGCCGCCGAGGACCGCGACTTCTACAGCGAGCCCGGCGTCTCCCCGAGGGGCGTGGCGAGCGCGCTGTTCAGCGCCGCGACCGGCGGCGACGTGCGCGGCGGCTCGACGATCACGCAGCAGCTCGCCCGCAACTACTACGAGGGCCTGAGCCAGCAGCGCAGCATCAGCCGCAAGCTGAAGGAAGTCCTCATCTCGGTGCGTCTCGGCAACGAGAAGGAGAAGGACTGGATCCTCAACCAGTACCTCAACACGGTCGCGTTCGGCCGTGAGGCGTACGGGATCCAGGCGGCGGCGCGGGCCTACTTCCGGACGGACGTCCGCAAGCTCTCGATCAGCCAGGCCGCGATGCTCGCCGCGATGATCCAGCGTCCGTACTACTTCGTGACGTACGGCCCGGACGACCAGCCCGCCAAGAAGGCCCTGATCGAGCGCTGGAACTACGTCCTGGACGGCATGGTCAAGAAGGGCTGGCTGAACGAGTCCGAGCGGGCGCAGCAGCGGTTCCCGAAGACCTACAAGGTCTGGACGGACGTCAAGGACGGCGGCCAGACCGAGTACATGAAGCAGGTCGTCCTGGCCGAGCTGCGCGAACTCGGCATCAGCGACCAGGTGCTGGAGCGCGGCGGCCTGCGCATCACCTCGACGTTCGACAAGAACCTGACGAACTACACGCAGACGCTCATCCAGCAGGTGAAGAAGGAGAACGGCCTCGACGGGCTGATCCACTTCGGGCTGGCGTCGGTGGACCCGCAGACCGGCGGCGTCGTCGCGGCGTACGGCGGTCCGGGGTACACCAAGCAGTCGTTCAACGACTCGTTCCAGGGCGCGGTGCAGCCCGGTTCGTCCTTCAAGCCGATCGTGCTCGCGACGGCGCTGGACAAGGGCATCAGCCTGAACACGACGGTGAACGGCGCCTACAAGCGGACGTTCGGCGACTACACCCCCACCAACGACTCCCGGTCGGAGAACGGCGTCTACAACCTGGTCCAGATGACGCAGCTCTCCATCAACACCGCCTACGTCGACCTCGGGCAGAAGGTGGGCCTGGACAACGTCGTCGAGATGGCGCGGAAGATGGGCGTCCCGGCGTCCAAGGAACTGAGCGCGAACAACGCGTCGCTGCCGCTCGGGCCGATGAACGTCAGCGCCGTCGACATGGCGTCGGTGTACTCGACGTTCGCCAACAGCGGCAAGCACACCCAGGTCCACGTCATCAAGAAGATCGCCGACGCGCGGGGCAACGTCATCAAGCGCCTGCCCTACAAGGAGAAGGAGATCTTCTCGCCGGGCGTCGCCGGTGACGCGACCAAGGCGATGCGCGCGGTGGTGACGTCCGGTACGGGACGGAAGGCGAGCCTCGGGTCGCGTCCGGTCGCGGGCAAGACCGGTACGACCGACAAGAACCAGTCGGCCTGGTTCGTCGGCTACACCCCGCAGTACGCGACGGCCGTGGCGATGTGGCGGCAGACCAAGGACGGCAGGAAGCGCCTCTCGCTCCAGGGGATCGGCGGCTACAGCCAGATCTACGGTGGAGACGTCCCGGCCATGACCTTCCAGCGGTACATGACGAAGGCGCTGGAGAACGCCCCCATCAAGGAACTGCCCGCCGCCGTCAACGGCGGGGACATCCCCAACTGGGCGGCGCCGAAGCCGAGGCCGACGCCGACCAACACGCCGAAGCCCGAGGCGACGCCGACCTGCGGCCCCGGCGAGGACGGTCAGGACGCCGAGGGCAACCCGTGCAAGCCGGTGCCGTCGGTGACCCCGACGATGCCGACCAAGACCCCGACGCCGGGCGTGCCGTGCGACTTCTTCGGCCAGCCGCCGGGCTGCACGCCGTCGTCGTCCCCGCCCACGACCCGGACGCCGAAGCCGCCGGGCCGCAACAACGGCACGGGCTGA
- a CDS encoding glycosyltransferase family 87 protein, translating to MSTPKQQESDVPGRVARLVPVLTGVTALVALLGWAQKQPCARAGFDFVKTTTNACYTDVYPLYFARGLSDGKVPYLDSFAGDSIHYVEYPVLSGFFMQVTAWLAHPFGADARGMAFYRITVGLLAVLAIVAVLATAYAAGRRSLRTGLMVALSPALLLTAYINWDLLAVALAAVALWAWSARRPALAGVLLGLAIAAKFYPLLFLGPLVLLCVRAGQYRALGRLLAGTAGAWLVVNVPIMVLSWDGWLEFYRFSQERGIDWGSVFFYLRDHGVPQAAERDTLNLLGTGTFLVLAAGIAVLALCAPRRPRLPQLLLLVLVAFMLPNKVWSPQYVLWLLPLVVLARPKLPAFLLWQAGEIAYFFGIWWYLLSVTLQRHGADLSATLSSVVHLSAPADGISEDVYYLALFARFATVALLAVLVVWEILRPGSDAVRADGSDDPAGGVLDGAADRFSLARLRARRAVRDPEPALA from the coding sequence ATGTCCACGCCGAAACAGCAGGAAAGCGACGTCCCCGGGCGCGTCGCGCGGCTCGTCCCCGTCCTGACCGGGGTGACGGCGCTGGTGGCGCTGCTCGGCTGGGCGCAGAAGCAGCCGTGCGCGCGGGCCGGGTTCGACTTCGTCAAGACGACGACGAACGCCTGCTACACCGACGTCTACCCGCTGTACTTCGCGCGCGGACTGTCCGACGGCAAGGTCCCCTACCTGGACTCGTTCGCCGGCGACAGCATCCACTACGTCGAGTACCCGGTGCTCAGCGGCTTCTTCATGCAGGTCACGGCGTGGCTGGCGCATCCGTTCGGCGCGGACGCCCGGGGCATGGCGTTCTACCGGATCACGGTCGGGCTGCTGGCCGTGCTCGCGATCGTCGCCGTCCTCGCGACCGCGTACGCGGCCGGACGGCGTTCGCTGCGGACGGGCCTGATGGTCGCGCTGTCCCCCGCGCTGCTGCTCACCGCGTACATCAACTGGGACCTGCTGGCCGTCGCGCTCGCGGCCGTCGCGCTGTGGGCGTGGTCGGCGCGGCGTCCGGCGCTCGCCGGGGTCCTGCTGGGGCTCGCGATCGCGGCGAAGTTCTACCCGCTGCTGTTCCTCGGTCCGCTCGTGCTGCTGTGCGTGCGCGCCGGGCAGTACCGCGCGCTCGGACGGCTGCTCGCCGGGACGGCCGGCGCGTGGCTCGTCGTGAACGTCCCGATCATGGTCCTGTCGTGGGACGGCTGGCTGGAGTTCTACCGGTTCAGCCAGGAGCGCGGCATCGACTGGGGCTCGGTGTTCTTCTACCTGCGCGACCACGGCGTCCCGCAGGCCGCCGAGCGCGACACGCTGAACCTGCTCGGCACCGGGACGTTCCTCGTCCTCGCGGCGGGGATCGCGGTGCTGGCGCTGTGCGCGCCGCGCCGTCCGCGCCTGCCGCAACTGCTGCTGCTGGTGCTGGTGGCGTTCATGCTGCCGAACAAGGTCTGGTCGCCGCAGTACGTGCTGTGGCTGCTGCCGCTGGTCGTGCTGGCGCGGCCGAAGCTGCCCGCGTTCCTGCTGTGGCAGGCGGGCGAGATCGCCTACTTCTTCGGCATCTGGTGGTACCTGCTGTCGGTGACGTTGCAGCGCCACGGCGCGGACCTGTCGGCGACGCTGTCGTCCGTCGTCCATCTGAGCGCGCCCGCCGACGGCATCTCGGAGGACGTGTACTACCTCGCGCTGTTCGCCCGGTTCGCGACGGTCGCGCTGCTCGCGGTGCTGGTGGTGTGGGAGATCCTGCGGCCCGGGTCGGACGCGGTGCGCGCGGACGGCTCCGACGACCCGGCGGGCGGCGTCCTCGACGGCGCGGCCGACCGGTTCAGCCTGGCGCGGCTGCGCGCCCGCCGCGCCGTCCGCGACCCGGAGCCCGCGCTCGCCTGA
- a CDS encoding D-alanyl-D-alanine carboxypeptidase family protein — translation MRGVFVLVMTLLIAGLPGVAVAREAPVGARAGLLVDDATGRTLWSRRADERRPVASITKVMTALVVLRAGHLDRTIRIAAAHRAYAVARHGSTAGLRVGDRLTARDLLAALLLPSGCDAAAALADAYGPGRTQFVRRMNATARALGLRNTRYTDAAGLPEPSGADTSFSTARDQVVLGRRALRVPGFARIVRRARYIVPRTAAHGRYVWRTTNALLTTYRGATGVKTGFTRAAGYSLLFAARRRGRTLVGIVLNSSRTDGGARFADARRLLDRGFTGRST, via the coding sequence ATGCGTGGTGTGTTCGTGCTGGTCATGACGTTGCTCATCGCCGGGCTACCCGGGGTCGCGGTGGCGCGGGAGGCGCCGGTCGGCGCGCGGGCGGGCCTGCTGGTGGACGACGCGACCGGCCGGACGCTCTGGTCGCGCCGCGCGGACGAACGGCGTCCCGTCGCGAGCATCACCAAGGTCATGACCGCGCTCGTCGTGCTGCGCGCCGGGCATCTCGACCGGACGATCCGGATCGCCGCCGCCCACCGCGCCTACGCCGTCGCCCGGCACGGCTCGACGGCGGGCCTGCGCGTCGGCGACCGGCTCACGGCGCGGGACCTGCTCGCCGCGCTGCTGCTGCCGTCCGGCTGCGACGCCGCCGCCGCGCTCGCCGACGCCTACGGGCCGGGACGGACGCAGTTCGTCCGGCGCATGAACGCGACCGCCCGCGCGCTCGGCCTGCGGAACACGCGGTACACCGACGCGGCGGGGCTGCCGGAGCCGTCCGGCGCGGACACGAGCTTCTCGACGGCCCGGGATCAAGTAGTGCTCGGCCGCCGCGCGCTGCGGGTGCCGGGTTTCGCGCGGATCGTCCGGCGTGCCCGATACATCGTGCCGCGCACGGCGGCGCACGGCCGCTACGTCTGGCGCACGACGAACGCGCTGCTCACGACGTACCGCGGCGCGACGGGCGTCAAGACGGGCTTCACGCGGGCGGCGGGCTACAGCCTGCTGTTCGCGGCGCGGCGCCGGGGGCGGACGCTGGTCGGGATCGTCCTGAACAGCTCGCGGACGGACGGCGGTGCCCGGTTCGCCGACGCCCGGCGGCTCCTCGACCGGGGCTTCACCGGACGTTCCACGTGA
- a CDS encoding ribonuclease domain-containing protein, with protein MIAHRTVAHGALAAALLLGGTACGTGGEATTAAAPRPAASTALPDVSPDKLPKEAVRTLELIDRGGPFPYRKDGTTFRNRENKLPQEPSGYYREYTVPTPRSQDRGARRVVAGKNGERYYSGDHYRSFARVLWKRTR; from the coding sequence ATGATCGCGCACCGGACCGTCGCCCACGGCGCCCTCGCCGCCGCCCTGCTGCTCGGCGGCACGGCCTGCGGGACCGGCGGCGAGGCGACCACGGCCGCGGCGCCGCGGCCCGCCGCGTCGACCGCGCTCCCGGACGTCTCGCCGGACAAACTGCCCAAAGAAGCCGTCCGCACGCTGGAACTGATCGACCGGGGCGGGCCGTTCCCCTACCGCAAGGACGGAACGACCTTTCGGAACCGTGAGAACAAACTGCCCCAGGAGCCCAGTGGCTACTACCGCGAGTACACGGTTCCGACCCCGCGCTCGCAGGATCGCGGCGCCCGGCGCGTCGTGGCCGGTAAGAACGGCGAGCGCTACTACAGCGGCGACCACTACCGCAGTTTCGCCCGCGTCCTGTGGAAGCGGACGCGGTGA
- a CDS encoding barstar family protein gives MDGPVGDLVTGRVKAGVYQWRTAARGGWRGPAERAGWHVFHLDGHLIRGKDALLRHCAEAFAFPRPADWDELETRLADLSWLPPARGRLLVYEAWTELAETEEASFRRALEVLTRTAETWRDTGTPVVVLLPSTTTEIAGVPKLA, from the coding sequence GTGGACGGCCCCGTCGGCGACCTCGTGACCGGGCGCGTGAAGGCCGGCGTCTACCAGTGGCGCACAGCGGCGCGCGGCGGCTGGCGCGGCCCCGCCGAACGGGCGGGCTGGCACGTGTTCCACCTGGACGGGCACCTCATCCGGGGCAAGGACGCCCTGCTGCGCCACTGCGCCGAGGCGTTCGCGTTCCCCCGTCCGGCCGACTGGGACGAACTGGAGACCCGCCTCGCCGACCTGTCCTGGCTGCCCCCCGCACGCGGGCGCCTGCTGGTCTACGAGGCGTGGACCGAACTCGCCGAGACCGAGGAGGCGTCCTTCCGCCGGGCGCTCGAGGTCCTCACCCGGACCGCCGAGACGTGGCGCGACACCGGCACCCCCGTGGTGGTGCTGCTCCCGAGCACCACCACGGAGATCGCGGGCGTCCCGAAACTCGCCTGA
- a CDS encoding DUF4190 domain-containing protein — MSNPYDPYGQHDPYAQYSQQPPPVQHHYYGGPPAVAPTNGMATASLVCGLIGFVACGLTSILAIIFGHVAQSQIKRTGEGGSGMAVAGLILGYIVSVGWILFWLFYIGLFAAMGLAGAGSSSTY, encoded by the coding sequence ATGTCGAATCCGTACGACCCCTATGGCCAGCACGACCCCTACGCGCAGTACTCCCAGCAGCCGCCTCCGGTGCAGCACCACTACTACGGCGGCCCGCCGGCCGTCGCGCCGACCAACGGCATGGCCACCGCGTCGCTCGTCTGCGGCCTGATCGGGTTCGTCGCGTGCGGTTTGACGTCGATCCTCGCGATCATCTTCGGGCACGTGGCGCAGAGCCAGATCAAGCGTACCGGCGAGGGCGGCTCGGGGATGGCGGTCGCCGGACTGATCCTCGGCTACATCGTGTCCGTCGGCTGGATCCTGTTCTGGCTGTTCTACATCGGCCTGTTCGCCGCGATGGGCCTGGCGGGCGCGGGCAGCAGCAGCACCTACTGA
- a CDS encoding deoxyribonuclease IV, whose amino-acid sequence MRIGAHVDQNRPIESARERGADVVQFFLGDPQGWKKPVLPEGIEAVRDADVEVFVHAPYVINVATSNNRIRIPSRKLLQQQLEAAAGIGAKALIVHGGHVLKDDDPENGFENWRKVFERLETPIPIYIENTAGGGNAMARRFDRIARLWEILSGVTDIDSKVGFCLDTCHAHAAGEELIDAVDRIKSVTGGIDLVHCNDSRDAFGSGADRHANIGSGTIDPELILGVVRAAGAPVVVETPAAGQANDIAWLRESLA is encoded by the coding sequence ATGCGCATCGGAGCCCATGTCGATCAGAACCGGCCGATCGAGAGCGCCCGCGAGCGCGGCGCGGACGTCGTCCAGTTCTTCCTCGGCGACCCGCAGGGCTGGAAGAAGCCGGTCCTGCCGGAGGGGATCGAGGCCGTCCGGGACGCGGACGTGGAGGTGTTCGTCCACGCCCCGTACGTGATCAACGTGGCGACGTCCAACAACCGCATCCGCATCCCGAGCCGGAAGCTGCTCCAGCAGCAGTTGGAGGCGGCGGCGGGGATCGGGGCGAAGGCGCTGATCGTCCACGGCGGCCACGTGCTCAAGGACGACGACCCGGAGAACGGCTTCGAGAACTGGCGCAAGGTGTTCGAGCGCCTGGAGACGCCGATCCCGATCTACATCGAGAACACGGCGGGCGGGGGCAACGCGATGGCCCGCCGGTTCGACCGGATCGCCCGGCTGTGGGAGATCCTGTCGGGCGTCACCGACATCGACAGCAAGGTCGGGTTCTGCCTGGACACGTGCCACGCGCACGCGGCCGGCGAGGAACTGATCGACGCCGTGGACCGCATCAAGTCCGTGACGGGCGGCATCGACCTCGTCCACTGCAACGACAGCCGGGACGCGTTCGGCTCCGGAGCGGACCGGCACGCCAACATCGGCAGCGGCACGATCGACCCCGAGCTGATCCTCGGCGTGGTGCGCGCGGCGGGAGCGCCGGTCGTGGTGGAGACGCCCGCGGCGGGGCAGGCGAACGACATCGCGTGGCTGCGGGAGAGCCTGGCCTGA
- the rpsF gene encoding 30S ribosomal protein S6 produces MRRYEVMTILDPAIDERTAGAALEPFLNVVKTDGGSVEKVDVWGRRRLAYDIQKKSEGIYAVVDLSAEPATVKEMDRQLNLSESVLRTKVIRPEVH; encoded by the coding sequence ATGCGTCGTTACGAAGTCATGACCATTCTCGACCCGGCCATTGACGAGCGCACCGCCGGAGCGGCCCTGGAGCCGTTCCTGAACGTGGTCAAGACCGACGGCGGCAGCGTCGAGAAGGTCGACGTCTGGGGTCGCCGCCGGCTGGCGTACGACATCCAGAAGAAGTCCGAAGGCATCTACGCGGTGGTCGACCTGTCGGCTGAGCCTGCCACGGTCAAGGAAATGGACCGTCAGCTCAACCTGAGCGAGTCGGTCCTCCGCACCAAGGTCATCCGCCCCGAGGTCCACTGA
- a CDS encoding single-stranded DNA-binding protein, whose product MAGDTVITIVGNLVEDPNLRFTPSGQAVASFRLASTPRFFDRQANEWKDGEALFLTCNVWRQAAENCAESLTRGMRVIVQGRLKQRSYETREGEKRTVFEVEVDEVGPSLRNATAKVNKTQRQGGGGFGGGQGGGGFNGGGGGQGGGFNGGGQGGGGFNGGGGQGGAPADDPWATGGGGGGGGGGYSDDPPF is encoded by the coding sequence ATGGCAGGCGACACCGTCATCACCATCGTCGGGAACCTCGTGGAGGATCCCAACCTGCGTTTCACCCCGAGCGGCCAGGCGGTCGCGTCGTTCCGTCTCGCGTCGACCCCGCGGTTCTTCGACCGCCAGGCGAACGAGTGGAAGGACGGCGAGGCGCTGTTCCTGACCTGCAACGTGTGGCGGCAGGCGGCGGAGAACTGCGCCGAGAGCCTCACCCGCGGCATGCGGGTCATCGTGCAGGGCCGGCTCAAGCAGCGGTCGTACGAGACGCGCGAGGGTGAGAAGCGCACCGTGTTCGAGGTCGAGGTCGACGAGGTCGGCCCGTCCCTCCGCAACGCCACCGCGAAGGTCAACAAGACCCAGCGGCAGGGCGGCGGCGGGTTCGGCGGCGGCCAGGGCGGCGGCGGCTTCAACGGCGGTGGCGGCGGCCAGGGCGGCGGCTTCAACGGCGGCGGTCAGGGCGGCGGCGGGTTCAACGGGGGCGGCGGTCAGGGCGGCGCCCCGGCCGACGACCCCTGGGCCACCGGCGGCGGTGGCGGCGGGGGCGGCGGAGGCTACTCCGACGACCCGCCGTTCTAA
- the rpsR gene encoding 30S ribosomal protein S18, whose translation MAKPPPRKPKKKVCVFCQEKISYVDYKDTGLLRKFISDRGKIRARRVTGNCTQHQRDVATAIKNAREMALLPYTSTAR comes from the coding sequence ATGGCGAAGCCACCTCCCCGCAAGCCCAAGAAGAAGGTTTGCGTTTTCTGCCAGGAGAAGATCTCCTACGTCGACTACAAGGACACCGGTCTGCTGCGGAAGTTCATCTCCGACCGCGGCAAGATCCGTGCCCGTCGCGTGACCGGCAACTGCACGCAGCACCAGCGCGACGTCGCCACGGCGATCAAGAACGCGCGCGAGATGGCGCTGCTGCCGTACACCAGCACCGCGCGCTGA
- the rplI gene encoding 50S ribosomal protein L9 produces MKLILTQQVSGLGEPGDVIEVRDGYGRNYLVPRGFAIKWTRGAESQVESIKKARSAREIATVEHAKEVAGRLKSIKVTLRTRTGANGRLFGAVTAADIAAAVKDADGPDLDRRRIEIGNPIKTTGTHQVSVRLHAEVSATIDVNVVSA; encoded by the coding sequence ATGAAGCTCATCCTGACTCAGCAGGTGTCCGGGCTCGGCGAGCCCGGCGACGTGATCGAGGTCCGCGACGGCTACGGCCGCAACTACCTCGTGCCGCGCGGGTTCGCGATCAAGTGGACGCGCGGCGCGGAGTCGCAGGTCGAGTCGATCAAGAAGGCGCGGTCGGCGCGCGAGATCGCGACGGTCGAGCACGCCAAGGAGGTCGCCGGCCGGCTCAAGTCGATCAAGGTGACGCTGCGGACCCGGACGGGCGCCAACGGCCGCCTGTTCGGCGCCGTGACGGCCGCCGACATCGCCGCGGCCGTCAAGGACGCCGACGGTCCCGACCTGGACCGCCGCCGGATCGAGATCGGCAACCCGATCAAGACGACCGGCACGCACCAGGTCAGCGTCCGCCTCCACGCGGAGGTCAGCGCGACGATCGACGTCAACGTCGTGTCCGCCTGA